One stretch of Streptomyces sp. NBC_01363 DNA includes these proteins:
- a CDS encoding long-chain fatty acid--CoA ligase, with translation MSDTLTLIENRPPSVANLFIDRVAATPDGEAYRYPVPSATGAGPDEWKSLSWAQAAERVYAVAAGLIGLGVRPEERIALAAGTRVEWILADLGVMCAGAATTTIYPSTNAEESAFILSDSGSRVLIAENAAQLAKARERRAELPDLAHVVVIDPEDAGPAEGDPEGWVLTLADLEAQGTAYLAEHPEAIKERVAAITADQLATLIYTSGTTGRPKGVRLPHDNWSYMAKATVATGLITKDDVQYLWLPLAHVFGKVLTSGQIEVGHVTAVDGRVDKIIENLPVVQPTYMAAVPRIFEKVYNGVAAKARAGGGAKYKIFQWAAGVAREYATVSQDNFRHTGTASVPFALGAKHKVADTLVFAKIREAFGGRLRACVSGSAALAPDIGLFFAGAGIHILEGYGLTETSAASFVNPGEAYRTGTVGKPLPGTEVRIADDGEILLRGPGLMEGYHGQPEKTAEVLESDGWFHTGDIGELSVDGYLRITDRKKDLIKTSGGKYIAPAEVEGQFKAVCPFVSNILVHGADRNFCTALIALDEPTILGWAAENGLGGKPYAEVVASPQAVALIEGYVKRLNEGLQRWQTIKKFRLLPRDLDIEHGELTPSLKLKRPVVEREYKGLIDDMYAGTREA, from the coding sequence GTGAGCGACACACTGACCTTGATCGAGAACCGACCGCCCTCCGTGGCGAACCTCTTCATCGACCGCGTGGCGGCCACCCCGGACGGGGAGGCCTACCGCTACCCCGTCCCCTCGGCCACCGGTGCGGGACCCGATGAGTGGAAGTCGCTGAGCTGGGCGCAGGCCGCCGAGCGGGTCTACGCCGTCGCGGCAGGACTCATCGGTCTGGGCGTGCGGCCGGAGGAACGGATCGCGCTCGCGGCCGGTACGCGAGTGGAATGGATCCTCGCCGACCTCGGTGTGATGTGCGCGGGCGCCGCCACGACCACGATCTACCCGTCGACCAACGCGGAGGAGTCGGCGTTCATCCTCTCCGACTCCGGGAGCCGGGTGCTGATCGCCGAGAACGCCGCCCAACTGGCCAAGGCCCGCGAGCGCCGCGCCGAGCTGCCGGACCTCGCCCATGTCGTGGTCATCGACCCCGAGGACGCCGGACCCGCCGAGGGCGACCCGGAGGGCTGGGTGCTCACCCTCGCCGATCTGGAGGCCCAAGGCACCGCGTACCTGGCGGAGCACCCCGAGGCGATCAAGGAGCGGGTCGCCGCCATCACGGCCGACCAGCTGGCCACCCTCATCTACACCTCGGGCACCACCGGCCGCCCCAAGGGCGTGCGCCTGCCGCACGACAACTGGTCGTACATGGCCAAGGCCACCGTGGCGACCGGCCTCATCACCAAGGACGACGTCCAGTACCTCTGGCTGCCGCTCGCGCACGTCTTCGGCAAGGTCCTCACCTCCGGCCAGATCGAGGTCGGCCACGTCACCGCCGTCGACGGCCGGGTCGACAAGATCATCGAGAATCTGCCGGTGGTCCAGCCGACGTACATGGCCGCCGTGCCCCGTATCTTCGAGAAGGTCTACAACGGCGTCGCCGCCAAGGCGCGGGCCGGCGGCGGGGCCAAGTACAAGATCTTCCAGTGGGCGGCCGGGGTCGCCCGGGAGTACGCGACGGTCTCGCAGGACAACTTCCGGCACACCGGCACGGCCTCCGTCCCGTTCGCGCTCGGCGCCAAGCACAAGGTCGCCGACACCCTCGTCTTCGCCAAGATCCGCGAGGCCTTCGGCGGCCGGCTGCGCGCCTGCGTCTCCGGCTCGGCCGCGCTCGCCCCCGACATCGGCCTCTTCTTCGCGGGCGCCGGCATCCACATCCTGGAGGGCTACGGCCTCACCGAGACCAGCGCCGCCTCCTTCGTCAACCCGGGCGAGGCCTACCGCACCGGCACCGTCGGCAAGCCGCTCCCCGGCACCGAGGTACGGATCGCGGACGACGGCGAGATCCTGCTGCGCGGCCCCGGTCTGATGGAGGGCTACCACGGGCAGCCGGAGAAGACCGCCGAGGTGCTGGAGTCGGACGGCTGGTTCCACACCGGCGACATCGGCGAGCTGTCCGTGGACGGCTATCTCCGGATCACCGACCGCAAGAAGGACCTGATCAAGACGTCCGGCGGCAAGTACATCGCCCCGGCGGAGGTCGAGGGACAGTTCAAGGCGGTCTGCCCGTTCGTCTCCAACATCCTGGTGCACGGCGCGGACCGCAACTTCTGTACCGCCCTGATCGCCCTCGACGAGCCGACCATCCTCGGCTGGGCCGCCGAGAACGGCCTGGGCGGGAAGCCGTACGCCGAGGTGGTGGCCTCCCCGCAGGCCGTCGCGCTCATCGAGGGCTATGTGAAGCGGCTCAACGAGGGGCTGCAGCGCTGGCAGACCATCAAGAAGTTCCGGCTGCTGCCCCGCGACCTCGACATCGAGCACGGCGAGCTGACGCCCAGTCTGAAGCTGAAGCGGCCGGTCGTCGAGCGCGAGTACAAGGGCCTCATCGACGACATGTACGCGGGGACCCGCGAGGCCTGA
- a CDS encoding ATP-binding SpoIIE family protein phosphatase: MQRDIVQRPGIPAGRADARPVAHTSLPGNLLAPSAARRFVRAALGEWTGLGLPAAVGFSERVAEDAEVVVSELVTNAVVHAGTNVEVLARLEEATEDEVAALVLEVSDHHPARAVRSDRPETGSAAEAAEGVGLVGPDEPAEYGRGLQLVGTLSERWGITYRTGLKTVWARLPVDDWNPFPEPAAEPEFQQGLRAAELLAPTARRALRDDADWAGRGALSFLAEASDLLAGQLDEDIVAALSGQLLVPRLADWCAIWLEPENGGPSAVPRLASVWHRDEAETGQLRTVLEQAPIRLPERVGTGPVSMPWPGGEEEGAEAEERAASALAYRITSGGRTLGAVLLGREGLARVPDEVTALIEDFVRRVGLAVGAARAYTRQATISRILQRALLPGKVADIPGVSSSLVYEPSDDGVVGGDFYDIFPCPGDRWCFVLGDVQGSGPEAAVVTGLARPWLRLLAREGFGVGEVLDRLNRLLLDDAMEAAEAAALMVAAAGGQQTADTGQSRFLSLLYGELVPLPGGGARCTLASAGHPLPLLLRPDGEVRPAAEPQILLGIFDDVAYESESFELAPGDSLLCVTDGVTERRCGPLMFDDGDGLAQALAGCTGLSADGIADRIKRAVHEFAERPPDDDLALLVLQAG; the protein is encoded by the coding sequence TTGCAGCGGGACATCGTTCAGCGTCCCGGTATTCCCGCAGGCCGTGCGGACGCGCGGCCGGTCGCCCATACGTCCCTGCCCGGAAACCTCCTCGCACCCTCCGCCGCCCGCCGGTTCGTCCGGGCCGCGCTCGGCGAGTGGACCGGGCTCGGACTGCCGGCGGCCGTGGGCTTCAGCGAGCGCGTGGCCGAGGACGCGGAGGTGGTCGTCAGCGAGCTGGTCACCAACGCGGTCGTGCACGCCGGGACCAACGTGGAAGTGCTCGCCCGGCTGGAGGAGGCCACCGAGGACGAGGTCGCGGCCCTGGTGCTGGAGGTCTCGGACCACCATCCGGCCCGCGCCGTGCGCAGCGACCGCCCGGAGACCGGAAGTGCTGCCGAAGCGGCGGAGGGCGTCGGCCTCGTCGGCCCCGACGAGCCCGCCGAGTACGGTCGCGGGCTCCAGCTCGTCGGCACCCTCTCCGAGCGCTGGGGCATCACCTATCGCACCGGCCTCAAGACCGTCTGGGCCCGGCTTCCCGTGGACGACTGGAACCCGTTCCCGGAACCGGCGGCCGAGCCCGAATTCCAGCAGGGGCTGCGCGCCGCCGAGCTGCTCGCCCCCACCGCCCGGCGCGCGCTGCGCGACGACGCGGACTGGGCCGGCCGCGGCGCGCTCTCGTTCCTCGCCGAGGCATCCGACCTGCTCGCCGGCCAGCTCGACGAGGACATCGTCGCGGCGCTCTCCGGGCAGTTACTGGTGCCCAGACTTGCCGACTGGTGCGCGATCTGGCTGGAGCCCGAGAACGGCGGCCCCTCGGCCGTCCCCCGGCTCGCCAGCGTCTGGCACCGGGACGAGGCCGAGACCGGGCAGCTGCGCACCGTGCTGGAGCAGGCCCCGATCCGGCTCCCCGAGCGGGTCGGTACCGGGCCTGTCTCCATGCCGTGGCCCGGCGGCGAGGAGGAGGGCGCGGAGGCCGAGGAGCGCGCCGCGTCCGCCCTCGCCTACCGGATCACCTCGGGCGGCCGGACACTCGGCGCCGTACTCCTCGGCCGGGAGGGCCTCGCCCGTGTCCCCGACGAAGTGACCGCGCTCATCGAGGACTTCGTGCGCCGGGTCGGCCTCGCCGTCGGCGCGGCCCGCGCCTACACCCGGCAGGCCACCATCAGCCGCATCCTGCAGCGCGCACTGCTGCCCGGCAAGGTCGCCGACATACCCGGGGTCTCCAGCTCGCTGGTGTACGAACCCAGCGACGACGGAGTCGTCGGCGGCGACTTCTACGACATCTTCCCGTGCCCCGGCGACCGCTGGTGCTTCGTGCTCGGCGATGTGCAGGGCAGTGGCCCCGAGGCCGCCGTCGTCACCGGCCTCGCCCGGCCCTGGCTGCGGCTGCTGGCCCGGGAGGGCTTCGGTGTCGGCGAGGTCCTGGACCGGCTTAACCGGCTGCTCCTCGACGACGCGATGGAGGCCGCCGAGGCGGCCGCGCTCATGGTGGCCGCCGCCGGCGGCCAGCAGACGGCGGACACCGGACAGTCCCGCTTCCTGTCCCTGCTGTACGGAGAGCTCGTACCGCTGCCCGGCGGCGGGGCGCGCTGCACCCTGGCCAGCGCCGGCCACCCGCTGCCGCTGCTGCTGCGGCCCGACGGCGAGGTGCGCCCGGCCGCCGAGCCGCAGATTCTGCTCGGGATCTTCGACGACGTCGCGTACGAGAGCGAGAGCTTCGAGCTGGCGCCCGGCGACAGCCTGCTGTGCGTCACGGACGGGGTGACGGAGCGGCGCTGCGGGCCGCTGATGTTCGACGACGGGGACGGACTGGCCCAGGCGCTGGCCGGCTGCACCGGGCTGTCGGCGGACGGGATCGCGGACCGGATCAAGCGGGCGGTGCACGAATTTGCCGAGCGTCCGCCCGACGACGATCTGGCGCTGCTGGTGCTCCAGGCCGGGTGA
- the hemW gene encoding radical SAM family heme chaperone HemW produces the protein MGGMPSVLPDGESVPDDGALPRHALEGAAGRPLGFYLHVPYCATRCGYCDFNTYTATELRGSGGALASRDNYAEHLIGEVRQARKVLGDDPRPVRTVFVGGGTPTLLAAADLVRMLGAIREEFGLADDAEITTEANPESVGPAYLAELREGGFNRISFGMQSARQHVLKILDRTHTPGRPEACVAEAREAGFEHVNLDLIYGTPGESDDDWRASLDAAIGAGPDHVSAYALIVEEGTRLARRIRRGEIPMTDDDAHADRYLIADEAMAAAGFSWYEVSNWSRTPEGRCLHNELYWRGADWWGAGPGAHSHVGGVRWWNVKHPGAYAQALAEGRSPGAGREILSEEDRRVERILLELRLADGCPLGILAPAGLAASRRALADGLLEPGPYERGRAVLTLRGRLLADAVVRDLVD, from the coding sequence ATGGGCGGTATGCCTTCCGTACTGCCCGATGGTGAATCCGTACCCGACGACGGGGCGCTGCCCCGCCATGCCCTGGAAGGCGCCGCCGGCCGGCCGCTCGGCTTCTACCTGCACGTGCCGTACTGCGCGACCCGCTGCGGCTACTGCGACTTCAACACCTACACCGCGACCGAGCTGCGCGGCTCCGGCGGCGCGCTGGCCTCCCGGGACAACTACGCCGAGCATCTGATCGGCGAGGTCCGCCAGGCCCGCAAGGTCCTCGGCGACGATCCGCGCCCGGTCCGCACCGTCTTCGTCGGCGGCGGTACGCCGACGCTGCTCGCCGCCGCGGACCTGGTCCGGATGCTGGGGGCGATCCGTGAGGAGTTCGGGCTCGCGGACGACGCCGAGATCACCACCGAGGCCAACCCGGAGTCCGTCGGTCCGGCGTATCTCGCCGAGCTGCGGGAGGGCGGCTTCAACCGGATCTCGTTCGGGATGCAGAGCGCCCGGCAGCACGTGCTGAAGATCCTGGACCGTACGCACACGCCGGGCCGGCCCGAGGCATGTGTCGCCGAGGCCCGCGAGGCGGGCTTCGAGCACGTCAACCTCGACCTGATCTACGGCACGCCGGGGGAGTCCGACGACGACTGGCGGGCCTCGCTGGACGCGGCGATCGGCGCCGGGCCGGACCATGTGTCGGCGTACGCGCTGATCGTCGAGGAGGGCACCCGGCTGGCCCGGCGGATCCGGCGCGGCGAGATCCCGATGACCGACGACGACGCGCACGCGGACCGGTATCTGATCGCGGACGAGGCGATGGCCGCGGCGGGCTTCTCCTGGTACGAGGTGTCGAACTGGTCCCGTACGCCCGAGGGCCGGTGCCTGCACAACGAGCTGTACTGGCGCGGGGCCGACTGGTGGGGCGCCGGGCCCGGGGCGCACAGCCATGTCGGCGGGGTGCGCTGGTGGAACGTGAAGCACCCGGGCGCGTACGCCCAGGCGCTGGCCGAGGGGCGGTCGCCGGGGGCCGGACGCGAGATCCTCTCCGAGGAGGACCGGCGGGTCGAGCGGATCCTGCTGGAGCTCCGGCTCGCGGACGGCTGTCCCCTCGGCATCCTGGCCCCGGCCGGGCTGGCCGCTTCCCGCCGCGCCCTGGCGGACGGCCTCCTGGAGCCCGGCCCGTACGAGCGGGGGCGGGCGGTGCTGACGTTGCGGGGGCGGTTGCTGGCGGACGCGGTGGTGCGGGACCTGGTGGACTGA
- a CDS encoding DUF3097 domain-containing protein: MRSYQPDLTPPWKRSAPVPEVPAEPDLVVEEVSTGFCGAVIRCEKTAQGPTVTLEDRFGKHRVFPMEPRGFLLEGRVVTLVRPSAAAPVRAARTASGSVAVPGARARVARAGRIYVEGRHDAELVERVWGDDLRIEGVVVEYLEGIDDLPAIVREFSPGPDARLGVLVDHLVPGSKESRIAAQVSDANVLVVGHPYIDVWEAVKPSSAGITAWPVVPRGQDWKTGVCRALGWPENTGAAWQRILATVHSYRDLEPALLGSVEHLIDFVTAPAP, encoded by the coding sequence ATGCGCAGCTACCAGCCGGACCTGACCCCGCCGTGGAAGAGGTCCGCCCCCGTCCCCGAGGTCCCCGCCGAACCCGATCTGGTCGTGGAGGAGGTCTCCACCGGATTCTGCGGTGCGGTGATCCGCTGCGAGAAGACGGCCCAGGGTCCGACGGTGACCCTGGAGGACCGCTTCGGCAAGCACCGGGTGTTCCCGATGGAACCGCGGGGCTTCCTGCTGGAGGGCCGGGTGGTCACCCTCGTACGCCCCTCGGCCGCCGCTCCGGTGCGCGCCGCCCGTACGGCCTCGGGTTCGGTCGCGGTCCCCGGGGCGCGTGCCCGGGTCGCGCGGGCGGGACGGATCTATGTGGAGGGCCGGCACGACGCGGAGCTGGTCGAGCGGGTCTGGGGCGACGACCTGCGGATCGAGGGCGTGGTCGTCGAATACCTGGAGGGCATCGACGACCTCCCCGCCATCGTGCGCGAGTTCTCCCCCGGCCCGGACGCCAGGCTGGGCGTCCTGGTCGACCACCTGGTGCCCGGCTCCAAGGAGTCCCGGATCGCCGCTCAGGTCTCGGACGCGAACGTGCTGGTGGTCGGCCACCCCTACATCGACGTGTGGGAGGCGGTGAAGCCGTCCTCCGCGGGCATCACGGCCTGGCCGGTGGTCCCGCGCGGCCAGGACTGGAAGACGGGCGTGTGCCGCGCGCTCGGCTGGCCGGAGAACACCGGCGCGGCCTGGCAGCGGATCCTGGCCACGGTCCACTCGTACCGGGACCTGGAGCCGGCCCTGCTGGGTTCGGTGGAGCACCTGATCGACTTCGTGACAGCGCCGGCACCGTAG
- a CDS encoding MBL fold metallo-hydrolase codes for MDASWEEFGWERLGHGVGRRRLPGWDATVALVAGTDGVLLYDTGSTLREGAEVRSQTQALLGRRVTHIALSHPHFDHVLGTAAFSGAEVYGAVGMAELLERGTDDLHSSAVRHGVGEHDAAEAVDALVVPRHEVRGEWTLDLGGGREVLLADVGPAHSGHDLVAVVPGSPAIVLCGDLVEESGEPQAGRDAFPSRWPASLDRLLALGGEDAVYVPGHGAVVDAAFVREQREQLAVRFGVS; via the coding sequence ATGGATGCCTCTTGGGAAGAGTTCGGATGGGAGCGACTCGGTCACGGAGTGGGCAGGCGGCGCCTTCCCGGGTGGGACGCGACCGTCGCACTGGTGGCCGGAACCGACGGAGTGCTCCTCTACGACACCGGATCGACGCTCCGTGAGGGTGCCGAGGTGCGGTCCCAGACCCAGGCTCTGCTCGGCCGGAGGGTGACGCATATCGCACTCAGCCATCCCCATTTCGACCACGTCCTGGGCACCGCCGCGTTCTCCGGCGCCGAGGTGTACGGGGCGGTCGGCATGGCGGAGCTGCTGGAGCGGGGGACGGACGACCTGCACAGCTCGGCGGTGCGTCACGGAGTCGGCGAGCACGACGCGGCGGAGGCCGTCGACGCGCTGGTGGTGCCGCGGCACGAGGTGCGCGGCGAGTGGACGCTCGATCTGGGCGGCGGGCGCGAGGTGCTGCTGGCCGACGTGGGCCCCGCACACAGCGGCCACGACCTCGTGGCGGTCGTCCCCGGCTCCCCCGCGATCGTGCTCTGCGGCGACCTGGTCGAGGAGTCCGGCGAGCCGCAGGCGGGCCGGGACGCGTTCCCGTCCCGCTGGCCGGCCTCGCTGGACCGGCTGCTGGCGCTGGGCGGCGAGGACGCGGTGTACGTGCCGGGGCACGGGGCGGTGGTGGACGCGGCGTTCGTACGGGAACAGCGCGAACAACTGGCCGTACGCTTCGGCGTGTCGTGA
- the hrcA gene encoding heat-inducible transcriptional repressor HrcA, which yields MLSERRLEVLRAIVQDYVGTEEPVGSKALTERHKLGVSPATVRNDMAVLEDEGFIAQPHTSAGRIPTDKGYRLFVDRLAGVKPLSSPERRAIHNFLDGAVDLDDVVGRTVRLLAQLTRQVAIVQYPSLTRSTVRHVELLSLAAARLMLVLITDTGRVEQRMIDCPAPFGETSLADLRARLNSRVVGRRFADVPQLVQDLPESFESEDRGTVSTVLSTLLETLVEETEERLMIGGTSNLTRFGHDFPVMIRPVLEALEEQVVLLKLLGEAKDSGMTVRIGHENAHEGLNSTSVVAVGYGSGDEAVAKLGVVGPTRMDYPGTMGAVRAVARYVGQILAES from the coding sequence ATGCTCAGCGAACGCAGACTCGAAGTGCTTCGCGCCATCGTCCAGGACTATGTCGGCACGGAGGAGCCCGTCGGCTCCAAGGCGCTCACCGAGCGGCACAAGCTGGGGGTCTCCCCGGCGACCGTCCGCAACGACATGGCGGTGCTGGAGGACGAGGGCTTCATCGCCCAGCCCCACACCAGTGCCGGACGCATCCCGACGGACAAGGGCTACCGGCTCTTCGTCGACAGGCTCGCGGGGGTCAAGCCCCTCTCGTCGCCGGAGCGCCGTGCCATTCACAATTTCCTCGACGGCGCGGTCGACCTCGACGACGTCGTGGGCCGCACCGTACGGCTGCTCGCGCAGCTGACCCGGCAGGTCGCCATCGTGCAGTACCCCTCGCTGACCCGGTCGACGGTGCGGCATGTGGAGCTGCTGTCACTGGCAGCCGCCCGGCTGATGCTCGTGCTGATCACGGACACCGGCCGGGTCGAACAGCGCATGATCGACTGCCCCGCCCCGTTCGGCGAGACCTCTCTCGCCGATCTGCGGGCCCGGCTCAACAGCCGGGTCGTCGGACGCCGTTTCGCGGACGTCCCGCAGCTGGTGCAGGATCTGCCGGAATCCTTCGAGAGCGAGGACCGGGGAACCGTGTCCACCGTGCTCTCGACCCTGCTCGAAACCCTTGTCGAGGAGACGGAGGAGCGGCTGATGATCGGCGGCACCTCCAACCTCACCCGCTTCGGGCACGACTTCCCTGTGATGATCCGGCCGGTGCTGGAGGCACTGGAGGAGCAGGTCGTGCTGCTGAAGCTGCTCGGCGAGGCCAAGGACTCGGGCATGACCGTACGTATCGGGCACGAGAACGCCCACGAGGGGCTCAACTCCACGTCCGTCGTCGCGGTCGGCTACGGTTCGGGCGACGAGGCAGTCGCCAAACTCGGCGTGGTCGGACCGACCCGCATGGACTACCCCGGAACGATGGGAGCGGTACGCGCAGTGGCACGTTACGTCGGACAGATCCTGGCGGAGTCGTAA
- the dnaJ gene encoding molecular chaperone DnaJ, translating to MATDYYAVLGVRRDASQDEIKKAFRRLARELHPDVNPDPKTQERFKEINAAYEVLSDPQKKQVYDLGGDPLSASGGAGAGGFGQGGFGNFSDIMDAFFGTSSQRGPRSRTRRGQDAMIRLEIDLAEAAFGTTKDIQVDTAVVCTTCSGEGAAPGTSAQTCDMCRGRGEVSQVTRSFLGQVMTSRPCPQCQGFGTVVPTPCPECAGDGRIRSRRTLTVKIPAGVDNGTRIQLAGEGEVGPGGGPAGDLYVEIHELSHAVFQRRGDDLHCTVTIPMTAGALGTKVPLETLDGLEEVDIRPGTQSGQSVPLHGRGITHLRGGGRGDLIVHVEVMTPTKLDPEQERLLRDLAKLRGEERPTGQFQPGQQGLFSRLKDAFNGR from the coding sequence GTGGCCACGGACTACTACGCCGTACTCGGCGTACGCCGCGACGCATCCCAGGACGAGATCAAGAAGGCATTCCGTCGGCTCGCCCGCGAGCTGCACCCGGATGTCAACCCCGATCCGAAGACCCAGGAGCGGTTCAAGGAGATCAACGCCGCCTACGAGGTGCTGTCGGACCCGCAGAAGAAGCAGGTCTACGACCTCGGCGGCGACCCGCTGTCCGCCTCCGGCGGCGCCGGCGCGGGCGGATTCGGACAGGGCGGCTTCGGCAACTTCTCCGACATCATGGACGCGTTCTTCGGCACGTCGTCGCAGCGCGGACCCCGTTCGCGCACCCGGCGCGGCCAGGACGCGATGATCCGGCTGGAGATCGATCTCGCCGAGGCCGCGTTCGGCACCACCAAGGACATCCAGGTCGACACGGCAGTCGTCTGTACGACCTGCAGTGGCGAGGGTGCCGCACCCGGCACCTCCGCCCAGACCTGTGACATGTGCCGCGGCCGCGGCGAGGTCTCCCAGGTCACCCGGTCCTTCCTCGGCCAGGTCATGACCTCGCGGCCCTGCCCGCAGTGCCAGGGCTTCGGCACGGTCGTGCCGACCCCGTGCCCGGAGTGCGCCGGCGACGGCCGCATCCGGTCGCGCCGCACGCTCACCGTGAAGATCCCCGCCGGTGTGGACAACGGCACCCGCATCCAGCTCGCGGGCGAGGGCGAGGTCGGCCCCGGCGGCGGCCCGGCCGGCGACCTGTACGTGGAGATCCACGAGCTCTCGCACGCGGTGTTCCAGCGCCGCGGCGACGATCTGCACTGCACGGTCACCATCCCCATGACGGCGGGCGCGCTCGGCACCAAGGTGCCGCTGGAGACGCTCGACGGCCTGGAGGAGGTCGACATCCGGCCGGGCACCCAGTCCGGCCAGTCGGTCCCGCTGCACGGACGCGGCATCACTCACCTGCGGGGCGGCGGGCGCGGCGATCTGATCGTGCACGTCGAGGTGATGACCCCGACGAAGCTGGACCCGGAGCAGGAGCGACTGCTGCGGGACCTGGCGAAGCTGCGCGGCGAGGAGCGGCCCACCGGCCAGTTCCAGCCCGGCCAGCAGGGGCTGTTCTCCCGGCTGAAGGACGCCTTCAACGGCCGCTGA
- a CDS encoding nitronate monooxygenase produces the protein MSSALTDLCRYPIVQAPMAGGTSSPQLVAAVSEAGGLGFLAAGYKTADGMYNEIKQLRGLTGQPFGVNLFMPQPALADPSAVEVYRHQLAGEAAWYETPLGDPDSSGGDDNYDAKLAILLEDPVPAVSFTFGCPTRDTLDAFAGVGTYTVVTVTTPEEAQAAQWAGADAVCVQGIEAGGHQSTHRDDPQADGAGIGLLSLVSQVRETVQIPIVATGGLMRGSQIAAVLAAGAEAAQLGTAFLVCPESGASPLHKQALTNPLFVRTALTRAFSGRPARGLVNRFMREHGPYAPAAYPQVHYLTAGLRKAAAKAGDAQGMALWAGQGHRMARELPAGRLVRLLAEELDAARTAVSTGSTQ, from the coding sequence ATGTCATCCGCGTTGACCGATCTCTGCCGGTATCCGATCGTGCAGGCCCCGATGGCGGGGGGCACGTCCTCCCCGCAGCTCGTCGCGGCCGTCTCCGAGGCGGGCGGGCTCGGTTTTCTCGCCGCCGGGTACAAGACGGCGGACGGCATGTACAACGAGATCAAACAGCTGCGAGGGCTGACCGGTCAGCCCTTCGGCGTCAATCTCTTCATGCCGCAGCCGGCGCTCGCCGACCCGAGCGCCGTCGAGGTGTACCGGCATCAGCTCGCGGGCGAGGCCGCCTGGTACGAGACCCCGCTCGGCGACCCGGACTCCAGCGGCGGCGACGACAACTACGACGCCAAACTGGCCATCCTCCTGGAGGACCCGGTCCCGGCCGTCTCGTTCACCTTCGGCTGCCCGACCCGCGACACCCTCGACGCGTTCGCCGGCGTCGGCACGTACACCGTCGTGACGGTCACCACGCCCGAGGAGGCCCAGGCCGCCCAGTGGGCGGGCGCCGACGCGGTCTGCGTCCAGGGCATCGAGGCGGGCGGCCATCAGTCCACCCACCGCGACGACCCGCAGGCCGACGGCGCCGGGATCGGGCTGCTCTCGCTGGTGTCCCAGGTCCGCGAGACCGTCCAGATACCGATCGTCGCCACGGGCGGGCTGATGCGCGGGTCCCAGATCGCCGCGGTGCTCGCCGCGGGCGCGGAGGCGGCGCAGCTCGGTACGGCGTTCCTCGTCTGCCCCGAGTCCGGGGCGAGTCCGCTGCACAAGCAGGCGCTGACCAACCCGCTGTTCGTACGGACCGCCCTGACCCGGGCGTTCTCCGGCCGCCCGGCCCGCGGTCTGGTCAACCGGTTCATGCGCGAGCACGGCCCGTACGCCCCCGCGGCCTACCCGCAGGTCCACTATCTGACCGCCGGACTGCGCAAGGCGGCGGCGAAGGCCGGGGACGCGCAGGGCATGGCCCTGTGGGCGGGGCAGGGACACCGGATGGCACGCGAGCTGCCGGCCGGCCGACTGGTCCGGCTGCTCGCCGAAGAACTGGACGCCGCACGGACGGCAGTGAGCACAGGGAGTACGCAGTGA
- a CDS encoding 16S rRNA (uracil(1498)-N(3))-methyltransferase translates to MTAPVFVVEQVPGGPEFVLEGPEGRHAVSVKRLRAGEDVVLTDGRGHWTEGIVLAAEGKDRLVVTDLTGIREEPRPAPRITVVQALPKGDRGEVAVETMTETGVDAVVPWQAARCITQWKGDRGLKSLAKWRNTAREAGKQSRRVRFPDVADVMTTKQVAALVATADFAAVLHEDRGHSSEPLATVRLPAQGEIVLVVGPEGGVSPDELAVFAAAGARTCRLGASVLRTSTAGTAATALLLGRTGRWS, encoded by the coding sequence GTGACCGCACCGGTCTTCGTCGTCGAACAGGTCCCCGGCGGGCCCGAGTTCGTCCTGGAGGGGCCCGAGGGCCGGCACGCCGTGTCGGTGAAGCGGCTGCGCGCCGGCGAGGACGTCGTGCTCACCGACGGGCGCGGCCACTGGACGGAAGGCATCGTCCTGGCCGCCGAGGGCAAGGACCGGCTCGTCGTCACCGATCTGACCGGGATCCGGGAGGAGCCCCGGCCCGCTCCCCGCATCACCGTCGTCCAGGCCCTGCCCAAGGGGGACCGCGGCGAGGTCGCCGTGGAGACGATGACGGAGACCGGTGTCGACGCGGTCGTGCCCTGGCAGGCAGCGCGCTGCATCACGCAGTGGAAGGGCGACCGCGGCCTCAAGTCCCTGGCGAAGTGGCGCAACACCGCCCGGGAGGCGGGCAAGCAGTCCCGTCGGGTGCGCTTCCCCGATGTGGCCGACGTGATGACGACCAAACAGGTCGCCGCGCTCGTCGCCACGGCGGACTTCGCCGCCGTCCTGCACGAGGACCGGGGGCACAGCAGTGAGCCGCTGGCCACTGTCCGGCTCCCCGCCCAGGGCGAGATCGTGCTGGTCGTCGGCCCCGAGGGCGGTGTATCGCCGGACGAGCTGGCGGTCTTCGCCGCGGCGGGCGCCCGGACCTGCCGGCTCGGGGCGAGCGTCCTGCGCACCTCGACGGCGGGCACGGCGGCGACGGCACTGCTGCTGGGGCGCACCGGCCGCTGGTCGTGA